The following proteins are encoded in a genomic region of Nerophis lumbriciformis linkage group LG23, RoL_Nlum_v2.1, whole genome shotgun sequence:
- the hdac6 gene encoding histone deacetylase 6 isoform X2, which translates to MSSGPDTPAAENGLKSVRRSPRLSPQAGEVPGDEQRRKKGGLQEVKRKGRMARSWEERDEELQVQLQQMDLSSRASATGTGLVYSETFTRHQNLWEPSHLESPDRVTSIMDELDRQKLLSRCVRVQPRAATDEELLLVHMKEYIEMIKSTQTMSETELHHLSDKYDSVYFHPETFPVSILAVGSVLQLVDQVLMSDLRNGVAIVRPPGHHAQANESNGFCIFNNVAIAARYARIKHKVNRVLIVDWDVHHGQGVQYVFQDDPTVLYVSMHRFEEGAFWPHLPNSDGSFVGGGPAKGKNINLAWNTTGISDADYMCAFQRLLLPVAYEFQPELVLVCAGFDATLGDPKGQMCVSPQRFHTLTHMLMSLAEGRIILTLEGGYNLQATAEGVTACVQALVGGACAPMTPLAAPSDSALKSISETISALYPYWTSLQVLEGEGLAEGRVIRAAANEGKPWSPALIDVTSTGLVYDEKMMEHLNMWDRHHPEQPQRISKIFSKHQQLGLVDRCRRIAARPATEEELAMCHAADHIQRMKSTSTMKARDLHMLGQEFTSIYINNQTFQSALLAAGSCFNALDLILTGQVRNGVAIVRPPGHHAEKDAACGFCFFNTAALAARYAQKTSSQHAPVRVLILDWDVHHGNGTQHMFEDDSSVLYVSLHRYDNATYFPSSEDGAPGKVGVAQGAGFNVNVAWSGGRMGDSDYLAAFHHVVMPVASEFNPDLVLVSAGFDAARGDPLGGYHVTPEGYAHLTHMLMSLAGGRVLLILEGGYNLASISDSMAMCTSVLLGDPPPLLATPLRPHHRGAVATINEVIRHHAPYWKSLRIRIPGRVRQAAPSPKTRGKRGSQGKGRRSQHGGPDKPPPPPAGLEDTSVKTNADLFTLSNQAQCGLDQLTQGLASLDISQTSAMPTPVGGARSSVHSEEDTTVDSTPASPGRSQSTESSHPQLSCSG; encoded by the exons ATGTCTTCTGGCCCAGATACCCCAGCAGCAGAAAATGGACTCAAGTCAGTCAGGAGGTCTCCTCGTCTGTCCCCTCAG GCAGGCGAGGTTCCTGGAGAcgagcagaggagaaaaaaaggcGGCCTGCAGGAGGTGAAGAGGAAAGGGAGGATGGCGAGGAGCTGGGAAGAGCGAGACGAGGAGCTGCAAGTCCAACTGCAGCAGATG GACCTGTCCAGCAGGGCGTCTGCCACCGGGACAGGTCTGGTCTACTCTGAGACCTTCACTCGCCATCAGAACCTGTGGGAGCCCAG TCACCTGGAGAGTCCAGACAGAGTGACGTCCATTATGGACGAGCTGGACAGGCAGAAATTGTTGTCTCGCTGTGTTCGAGTGCAG ccCAGAGCAGCCACTGATGAAGAGCTGCTACTCGTGCACAT GAAAGAATACATTGAGATGATCAAGTCCACTCAGACGATGTCGGAGACAGAACTGCATCATCTTTCTGACAAATATGATTCTGTCTATTTCCATCCC GAGACCTTCCCAGTGTCCATACTAGCAGTAGGTTCAGTGCTCCAGCTGGTGGACCAGGTGTTGATGTCCGACCTCAGAAATGGAGTCGCCATCGTCAG GCCTCCGGGACATCATGCTCAGGCTAACGAGTCCAACGGCTTTTGCATTTTCAACAACGTGGCCATTGCTGCCCGTTACGCTCGGATAAAACACAAAGTCAACAG ggtgTTGATAGTAGACTGGGACGTTCATCATGGTCAAGGTGTCCAGTATGTCTTCCAGGACGACCCCAC cgtgtTGTACGTGAGCATGCACAGGTTCGAGGAGGGTGCCTTCTGGCCTCACCTTCCCAATTCAGATGGCAGTTTTGTGGGCGGCGGCCCCGCCAAAGGGAAAAACATCAACCTGGCCTGGAACACA accgGAATAAGCGACGCCGACTACATGTGCGCCTTCCAGCGTCTTCTGCTTCCCGTCGCCTACGAG TTTCAACCGGAGCTGGTTCTGGTCTGCGCCGGTTTTGATGCCACACTCGGGGATCCGAAG GGCCAGATGTGTGTGAGTCCGCAGCGGTTCCACACGCTGACGCACATGTTGATGTCTTTAGCGGAAGGCCGAATCATCCTCACTCTGGAG GGAGGTTACAACCTGCAGGCGACAGCAGAGGGCGTCACCGCCTGTGTTCAAGCTCTTGTGGGAGGAGCCTGTGCCCCAATGACGCCACTTGCCGCCCCATCCGACAG CGCGCTGAAGTCCATCTCTGAGACCATCTCAGCTCTGTATCCATACTGGACCTCCCTGCAAGTACtgg AGGGGGAGGGGCTTGCTGAGGGGCGTGTCATCAGAGCAGCAGCCAATGAGGGGAAGCCGTGGAGTCCCGCCCTGATTGATGTCACGTCAACGGGCCTGGTGTACGACGAAAAGATGATGGAGCATCTCAACATGTgggacag GCACCACCCAGAACAGCCTCAGAGAATCTCCAAGATCTTCTCAAAGCATCAGCAGCTCGGCCTGGTTGACCGCTGTCGGCGCATCGCCGCTCGCCCGGCCACCGAGGAGGAGCTCGCCATGTGTCACGC TGCGGACCACATCCAGCGAATGAAGTCCACGTCCACGATGAAAGCCCGAGACCTGCACATGCTGGGACAGGAATTCACctccatctacatcaacaaccaGACCTTCCAATCGGCCCTGCTGGCTGCCGGGAGCTGCTTCAACGCTCTGGACCTCATCCTGACTGGACAG gtgaggAACGGCGTGGCCATCGTGCGTCCTCCAGGTCACCACGCGGAGAAAGACGCTGCGTGCGGTTTTTGTTTCTTCAACACGGCCGCGCTCGCTGCCCGCTACGCTCAGAAGACCTCCTCCCAGCATGCACCTGTGCGCGTGCTGATCCTGGACTGGGACGTCCACCACGGCAACGGCACCCAGCACATGTTCGAGGACGACAGCAG CGTCCTCTACGTCTCCCTCCATCGCTATGACAACGCCACCTACTTCCCGTCCTCGGAGGACGGCGCTCCTGGCAAGGTGGGCGTGGCCCAGGGGGCGGGCTTCAACGTCAACGTGGCCTGGAGTGGCGGGCGGATGGGCGACTCGGACTACCTCGCCGCCTTCCACCACGTCGTCATGCCCGTGGCCTCGGAG TTCAACCCAGACCTGGTGCTGGTGTCCGCCGGGTTTGACGCCGCACGGGGCGACCCGCTGGGCGGATATCATGTGACCCCAGAGGGCTACGCCCACCTGACGCACATGCTAATGTCACTCGCCGGGGGGCGCGTCTTGCTCATATTAGAG GGCGGCTACAACTTGGCGTCCATCTCCGACTCCATGGCCATGTGTACGAGCGTGCTGCTTGGCGACCCGCCCCCTTTGCTGGCCACGCCCCTGCGCCCGCATCACCGCGGCGCTGTGGCAACCATCAACGAGGTCATCCGGCACCACGCCCCCTACTGGAAGTCGCTAAGGATACGCA TCCCAGGCCGCGTCCGACAGGCCGCGCCCTCCCCGAAGACTCGTGGCAAACGCGGCAGTCAGGGCAAAGGCAGGAGGTCCCAACATGGCGGGCCAGACAAACCACCGCCACCCCCCGCTGGACTGGAGGACACAAGCGTGAAAACAAATGCCGACTTGTTTACGTTGTCCAATCAGGCGCAGTGCGGACTGGACCAGCTCACGCAGGGATTGGCCAGTCTGGACATCAGTCAGACCTCAGCCATGCCCACCCCAGTGGGCGGGGCTAGGTCCAGTGTCCACAGCGAGGAGGACACGACAGTAGACTCAACTCCAGCGTCTCCTGGGCGGAGCCAATCGACAGAGAGCTCGCACCCTCAA
- the LOC133622654 gene encoding myoD family inhibitor domain-containing protein isoform X2 produces the protein MDASTSSSQSECISSQPMANRPRPLQCADKAPPLRSVTAEDEDSSVAPPPVHPFPVSSTSTHHPHHHHLSSNTSPTSFKVDAAHIKEVAGDDCCVHCLLACLFCELLSMCSAVGACLPCTGGVACCCAAANDCCRCCCVEAPCTDEACQASWDCGMLGECCNSADCLEICLECCSICFPS, from the exons ATGGACGCGTCGACGAGCTCCAGCCAATCAGAGTGCATCTCCAGCCAGCCCATGGCCAACAGACCACGCCCACTGCAATGTGCAG ACAAGGCCCCGCCCCTTCGCTCTGTTACAGCAGAGGACGAAGACTCGTCGGTGGCCCCTCCCCCTGTGCATCCATTTCCTGTTTCATCCACAAGCACTCACCATCCTCATCACCACCACCTCTCCTCCAATACAAGCCCCACCTCCTTCAAGGTGGACGCCGCCCACATCAAAGAAGTAGCAGGAGACG ACTGCTGCGTTCACTGTCTGCTGGCGTGCTTGTTCTGTGAGCTGCTGTCCATGTGCTCCGCCGTGGGGGCGTGTCTGCCGTGCACAGGGGGTGTGGCCTGCTGCTGCGCCGCTGCCAATGACTGCTGCCGCTGCTGCTGCGTGGAGGCGCCGTGCACCGACGAGGCGTGTCAGGCGTCGTGGGACTGCGGGATGCTGGGGGAATGCTGCAACTCGGCCGACTGCTTGGAGATTTGTCTGGAATGTTGCTCCATCTGCTTCCCATCTTAG
- the uxt gene encoding protein UXT, whose protein sequence is MLARSAMAPTATANVNMTTNGNVEQKVLQYEKFIDDVLKKDLQAVMEQRDSVYDQTAQYLQLKNTIQSLQETGSQRLKTDVDLGCNFYVQAEVEDSSKIFVLVGFGFFVEMDHTEALRFIDKKTNQLTAFTDQLTKDAAKIKANIRMVLEGLRELQGITDLPEPSRREVF, encoded by the exons ATGTTAGCTCGATCGGCCATGGCGCCCACGGCTACTGCTAATGTCAACATGACCACTAATGGCAACGTGGAGCAGAAGGTGTTGCAgtatgagaagtttattgacgacGTCTTGAAGAAGGATTTACA AGCGGTGATGGAGCAGCGAGACTCCGTTTATGATCAAACAGCTCAGTACCTGCAGCTCAAGAACACCATACAGAGTTTGCAG GAGACAGGCTCTCAGCGCCTGAAGACAGATGTTGACCTGGGATGTAACTTCTACGTTCAGGCAGAAGT GGAGGACTCATCCAAGATCTTCGTGTTGGTGGGCTTTGGCTTTTTCGTGGAGATGGACCACACGGAAGCTCTGCGCTTCATCGACAAGAAGACAAATCAGCTCACAGC CTTCACGGATCAGCTGACCAAAGACGCTGCTAAAATCAAAGCAAACATCCGCATGGTGCTGGAG GGTCTGCGAGAACTTCAGGGCATTACAGATCTTCCAGAGCCCAGCAGAAGAGAAGTCTTCTAG
- the LOC133622654 gene encoding myoD family inhibitor isoform X1, whose protein sequence is MKKKLDCLENSLLSLVSMDASTSSSQSECISSQPMANRPRPLQCADKAPPLRSVTAEDEDSSVAPPPVHPFPVSSTSTHHPHHHHLSSNTSPTSFKVDAAHIKEVAGDDCCVHCLLACLFCELLSMCSAVGACLPCTGGVACCCAAANDCCRCCCVEAPCTDEACQASWDCGMLGECCNSADCLEICLECCSICFPS, encoded by the exons atgaag AAGAAGTTGGATTGTTTGGAAAATTCTCTCCTCTCATTGGTCAGCATGGACGCGTCGACGAGCTCCAGCCAATCAGAGTGCATCTCCAGCCAGCCCATGGCCAACAGACCACGCCCACTGCAATGTGCAG ACAAGGCCCCGCCCCTTCGCTCTGTTACAGCAGAGGACGAAGACTCGTCGGTGGCCCCTCCCCCTGTGCATCCATTTCCTGTTTCATCCACAAGCACTCACCATCCTCATCACCACCACCTCTCCTCCAATACAAGCCCCACCTCCTTCAAGGTGGACGCCGCCCACATCAAAGAAGTAGCAGGAGACG ACTGCTGCGTTCACTGTCTGCTGGCGTGCTTGTTCTGTGAGCTGCTGTCCATGTGCTCCGCCGTGGGGGCGTGTCTGCCGTGCACAGGGGGTGTGGCCTGCTGCTGCGCCGCTGCCAATGACTGCTGCCGCTGCTGCTGCGTGGAGGCGCCGTGCACCGACGAGGCGTGTCAGGCGTCGTGGGACTGCGGGATGCTGGGGGAATGCTGCAACTCGGCCGACTGCTTGGAGATTTGTCTGGAATGTTGCTCCATCTGCTTCCCATCTTAG
- the LOC140679785 gene encoding uncharacterized protein, translating to MLHDNFVITQNLHVNCTITLCHRGNCIITQCHYGNCIITLCHRGNCIITQCPHGNGIITQCHHGNCIITLCHHGNCIITLCHHGNSITLYHHGNCIITFCHHGNCIITLYHHGNCIITLCHHGNCITTICHHGNCIITLCHHGNCIITQCLHDNCIITLCHHGNCIITQCLHDNCIITLCHHGNCIITQCLHGYCIITLCHHGYCIITLYHHGYCIITQCLHGLLHHHPVSPW from the exons ATGCTCCATGACAACTTTGTCATCACCCAAAATCTCCATGTTAACTGCACCATCACCCTGTGTCACCGTGGTAACTGCATCATCACCCAATGTCACTATGGTAACTGCATCATCACCCTGTGTCACCGTGGTAACTGCATCATCACCCAATGTCCCCATGGTAACGGCATCATCACCCAATGTCACCATGGTAACTGCATCATCACCCTCTGTCACCATGGTAACTGCATCATCACCCTCTGTCACCATGGTAACTCCATCACCCTGTATCACCATGGTAACTGCATCATCACCTTCTGTCACCATGGTAACTGCATCATCACCCTGTATCACCATGGTAACTGCATCATCACC CTGTGTCACCATGGTAACTGCATCACCACCATCTGTCACCATGGTAACTGCATCATCACCCTGTGTCACCATGGTAACTGCATCATCACCCAATGTCTCCATGATAACTGCATCATCACCCTGTGTCACCATGGTAACTGCATCATCACCCAATGTCTCCATGATAACTGCATCATCACCCTGTGTCACCATGGTAACTGCATCATCACCCAATGTCTCCATGGTTATTGCATCATCACCCTGTGTCACCATGGTTACTGCATCATCACCCTGTATCACCATGGTTACTGTATCATCACCCAATGTCTCCATGGTTTATTGCATCATCACCCTGTGTCACCATGGTAA